One stretch of Corynebacterium imitans DNA includes these proteins:
- the pcrA gene encoding DNA helicase PcrA has translation MTDLTLGLNPQQQAAVQHEGSPLLIVAGAGSGKTAVLTRRIAYLLQQRGVAPWQILAITFTNKAAAEMKERVAQLVGPESERMWVATFHSVCVRILRQQAQLVPGLNTNFTIYDADDSRRLLSMIAKDFSLDLKKFSARTLANAISNLKNELIDPDEALAKAEQTRNPFETTVAKVFAEYQRRLRQSNALDFDDLVGEVVRIFKEHPQVTEYYRRRFRHVLVDEYQDTNHAQYELIHTLVGTGPDAPELAVVGDSDQSIYAFRGATIRNIEEFERDYPNARTILLEQNYRSTQNILNAANAVIAQNEGRRPKKLWTDHGAGEKIIGFVADNEHDEARFIAAEIDELADRGVPYSDMAVMYRTNNASRALEDIFIRSGIPYKVVGGTRFYERREIRDIVAYMKVLDNPDDTVSLRRIVNVPKRAIGDKAQAMVALHAENQGISFGQALIDAAAGKVDMLASRGKNAVAGFVELMDGLRKEMPEMRNEVTGMPDLGQLVSRILDATGYREQLEASNDPQDGARLDNLNELVSVAREFSSEAANQIAYMTDEELDSVMEEGEPAPGSLQAFLEKVSLVADADQLPDNEQGVVTMMTLHTAKGLEFPTVFVTGWEDGQFPHLRALGDPDELAEERRLAYVGITRAKQRLYLTRAMLRSSWGNPVTNPASRFLAEVPEDLIDWRRTEPAGSTDAWGQPAPIGGQRAHRRPSAGRSGGVRVNKHLDLAAGDRVNHAKYGLGTVLTVEGAGVRETVTVDFGSSGTVRLMLIGGVPMEKL, from the coding sequence ATGACTGATCTCACCTTAGGACTCAACCCCCAGCAGCAGGCTGCCGTGCAGCACGAAGGCTCCCCGCTGCTCATCGTCGCCGGCGCAGGCTCCGGCAAGACCGCGGTGCTCACCCGCCGTATTGCCTACCTTTTACAACAGCGCGGGGTGGCACCGTGGCAGATCCTCGCCATTACCTTTACTAACAAGGCCGCCGCCGAGATGAAGGAGCGCGTGGCCCAGCTCGTCGGGCCAGAATCGGAGCGGATGTGGGTGGCCACCTTCCACTCCGTGTGCGTGCGTATCCTGCGCCAGCAGGCGCAGCTCGTGCCGGGGCTAAACACGAACTTCACCATCTACGACGCGGACGATTCGCGCCGCCTGCTCTCCATGATTGCCAAGGACTTCAGCCTCGATTTGAAGAAGTTCTCGGCGCGCACACTGGCGAATGCCATCTCCAATTTAAAGAACGAGCTGATCGACCCGGACGAGGCGCTGGCGAAGGCGGAGCAAACCCGCAACCCCTTTGAGACCACGGTGGCGAAAGTCTTCGCCGAGTACCAGCGGCGGCTGCGCCAGTCCAACGCGCTCGACTTCGACGACCTGGTGGGCGAGGTCGTGCGCATCTTTAAAGAGCACCCGCAGGTCACCGAGTATTACCGCCGCCGCTTCCGCCACGTGTTGGTGGACGAGTACCAGGACACGAACCACGCGCAGTACGAGCTCATCCACACGCTCGTCGGCACTGGCCCGGACGCGCCCGAGCTGGCCGTGGTGGGCGACTCGGACCAGTCCATCTACGCCTTCCGCGGTGCGACGATCCGCAACATTGAGGAGTTCGAGCGCGATTACCCCAACGCCCGCACCATCCTGCTCGAGCAGAACTACCGCTCCACGCAGAACATTCTAAACGCGGCCAACGCCGTGATCGCGCAGAACGAGGGCCGCCGGCCGAAGAAGCTGTGGACGGACCACGGCGCGGGCGAGAAGATCATCGGGTTCGTCGCAGACAATGAGCACGACGAGGCCCGCTTCATCGCCGCCGAGATCGACGAGCTCGCCGACAGAGGCGTGCCGTACTCGGACATGGCGGTGATGTACCGCACCAACAACGCCTCCCGCGCGCTGGAGGACATTTTCATCCGCTCCGGTATCCCGTACAAGGTCGTCGGTGGCACGCGCTTCTACGAGCGCCGCGAGATACGCGACATCGTCGCCTATATGAAGGTGCTGGACAACCCGGACGACACGGTGAGCCTGCGCCGCATCGTCAACGTGCCCAAGCGCGCCATCGGCGACAAGGCGCAGGCCATGGTCGCGCTGCACGCGGAGAACCAGGGGATCAGCTTTGGGCAGGCGCTTATCGACGCCGCGGCGGGCAAGGTCGACATGCTCGCATCCCGCGGCAAAAACGCCGTCGCCGGCTTTGTGGAGCTGATGGACGGGCTGCGCAAAGAAATGCCCGAAATGCGCAACGAGGTCACCGGCATGCCGGACCTCGGTCAGCTTGTCTCCCGAATCCTGGACGCGACCGGCTACCGCGAGCAGCTGGAAGCCTCGAACGACCCGCAGGACGGGGCGCGCCTGGACAACTTGAACGAGCTGGTCTCCGTGGCGCGCGAGTTCTCCTCCGAGGCCGCGAACCAAATCGCCTACATGACGGACGAGGAGCTGGACTCCGTCATGGAGGAGGGCGAGCCGGCCCCCGGCTCCCTGCAGGCCTTCCTGGAGAAAGTCTCACTCGTCGCAGATGCGGACCAGCTGCCGGACAACGAGCAGGGCGTGGTGACAATGATGACCCTGCACACCGCCAAGGGCCTGGAGTTTCCCACCGTGTTCGTCACCGGCTGGGAGGACGGGCAGTTCCCGCACCTGCGCGCCCTGGGTGACCCGGACGAGCTCGCCGAGGAGCGTCGCCTGGCGTACGTGGGTATTACTCGCGCCAAGCAGCGGCTGTATTTGACCCGCGCGATGTTGCGCTCTTCCTGGGGCAACCCGGTGACCAATCCCGCCAGTCGCTTCCTCGCAGAGGTCCCGGAGGACCTCATCGACTGGCGCAGGACCGAACCTGCCGGCAGCACTGATGCATGGGGCCAGCCCGCCCCGATCGGCGGGCAGCGCGCCCACCGTCGCCCGAGTGCCGGCCGCAGCGGCGGAGTGCGGGTGAACAAGCACCTCGACCTCGCAGCCGGCGACCGCGTCAACCACGCGAAGTACGGGCTGGGCACCGTACTCACGGTGGAGGGGGCCGGGGTGCGCGAGACGGTGACGGTGGATTTCGGTTCCTCCGGCACCGTGCGGCTTATGCTCATCGGCGGTGTGCCGATGGAAAAGCTCTAG
- a CDS encoding M23 family metallopeptidase: protein MHRRLLPAVLAAALAFSATPAIAAPVFTLNGAPIATQQEAVQHLASAADSILKDGATLTVGDYSIVYDPRALGQEISSQFTPDSGTSNGGVTMQRGRTSDGRTVVTPTTGTFTSGYGQRWGAMHRGIDIANSLGTPIYSVMDGTVINAGPAQGFGNWVVIQHDGGEVSVYGHMAHYNVAVGQRVRAGEQIAQIGNEGQSTGPHLHFEIKPDGVNQVDPVPWFAQQGIRIA, encoded by the coding sequence ATGCATCGTCGCCTGCTTCCCGCGGTCCTTGCCGCGGCGCTTGCGTTTTCCGCCACGCCGGCCATCGCGGCCCCAGTGTTCACGCTCAACGGCGCACCCATCGCCACCCAGCAGGAGGCAGTGCAACACCTCGCTTCCGCCGCCGACTCCATTCTGAAGGACGGCGCGACGCTGACTGTGGGCGATTACAGCATCGTCTACGACCCCCGCGCGCTCGGCCAGGAGATCAGCAGCCAGTTCACCCCCGACTCCGGCACCAGCAACGGTGGAGTGACCATGCAGCGCGGCCGCACCTCCGACGGCCGCACCGTAGTCACCCCGACGACGGGTACCTTTACGTCCGGCTACGGCCAGCGCTGGGGCGCGATGCACCGCGGTATTGACATCGCCAACAGCCTGGGCACCCCGATCTACTCCGTCATGGACGGCACCGTCATCAACGCTGGGCCCGCCCAGGGCTTCGGCAACTGGGTCGTGATCCAGCACGACGGCGGCGAGGTCTCTGTCTACGGCCACATGGCGCACTACAACGTAGCCGTCGGTCAACGCGTCCGTGCCGGCGAGCAGATCGCCCAGATCGGCAATGAGGGTCAGTCCACCGGCCCGCACCTCCACTTTGAGATCAAGCCGGACGGTGTGAACCAGGTTGACCCGGTGCCCTGGTTCGCGCAGCAGGGCATCCGGATTGCCTAA
- a CDS encoding M23 family metallopeptidase — MYKASKQGGKHRKQSPNKGRVAMVAVATGAVSTAGLSGAAAATLASEGTTANDANVTVAADTDQLVADATSALESAPQILAIAEYKPVVNLADQLDKAVAHSDEVAKADEAARAPQVARPAEGAFTSGFGPRWGSFHYGVDIANAPGTPILAVMDGTVIDSGPAQGYGNWIRLKHEDGSVSVYGHMQSLDVAVGERVTAGQKIAGMGSLGFSTGSHLHFEIHPDGDTPVDPAPWLAQRGIQL, encoded by the coding sequence ATGTACAAGGCATCGAAGCAGGGCGGCAAGCACCGGAAGCAGTCTCCCAATAAGGGTCGCGTCGCCATGGTAGCCGTGGCAACTGGTGCAGTCTCCACCGCCGGCCTGAGCGGTGCCGCAGCAGCAACGCTCGCCTCCGAGGGCACCACTGCAAACGACGCGAACGTCACCGTGGCGGCAGACACCGACCAGCTGGTCGCCGATGCAACCTCCGCCCTGGAGTCCGCCCCACAGATCCTGGCGATTGCCGAGTACAAGCCGGTAGTCAACCTGGCCGACCAGCTGGACAAGGCAGTCGCCCACTCCGACGAGGTAGCGAAGGCCGACGAGGCCGCTCGCGCACCGCAGGTCGCTCGCCCGGCCGAGGGTGCTTTCACCTCCGGCTTCGGCCCGCGCTGGGGCTCCTTCCACTACGGCGTCGACATTGCGAACGCCCCCGGCACCCCGATCCTGGCTGTCATGGACGGCACCGTGATCGACTCTGGCCCGGCCCAGGGCTACGGCAACTGGATCCGCCTCAAGCACGAGGACGGCTCCGTCTCTGTCTACGGCCACATGCAGAGCCTCGACGTTGCTGTCGGCGAGCGTGTGACCGCTGGCCAGAAGATCGCCGGCATGGGCAGCCTCGGCTTCTCCACCGGCTCCCACCTCCACTTTGAAATCCACCCGGACGGCGACACCCCGGTCGACCCGGCCCCGTGGCTGGCGCAGCGCGGCATCCAGCTCTAG
- a CDS encoding DUF6350 family protein — translation MSTNSNPRSAPSSRARSESRTRDRAAARSRSKARLQRAGTAARAQKRDNTKAPETWQERLRHYFAFAIVPNAVLALGAVAVCFAVLLIGGWPLPYLPLTIGEFWLVGHGVPATIDGVTLGAVPLLPAVGVVALVATRVRAATEHRVSVLDLWALLGLTLAIPLVCSAIALFMVADASKVYTTSAPPAWQALSYPLALHFIGFCFGLRTVLWRALAKRISVPPMLIDAALTAAHATRNLLAAGGAVFLILLAFNYQRVGEAIASFPNLGAVGGIWLLLVCLLYLPNAAIATLAVLLGGAFEYAGVATSLFATGNVALPPLPVLAAVPASVPAWAPVAMVIPAAVILASLWKVRPSAATAGAIGAWAGVYGLVLGALASGVAGAYGMVGPTYWMLGGLMFAWVAVIALLVWCVAWVRERGVEKHPAPEATKPEGD, via the coding sequence ATGAGCACGAATTCGAATCCCCGGTCCGCCCCGTCGTCACGCGCGCGCAGCGAAAGCCGCACCCGCGACCGCGCCGCCGCCCGCAGCCGCTCCAAGGCACGTTTGCAGCGTGCTGGAACCGCTGCGCGCGCCCAGAAGCGCGACAACACGAAAGCGCCGGAGACCTGGCAGGAGCGCCTCCGCCACTACTTCGCGTTCGCCATTGTGCCGAACGCGGTGCTCGCACTCGGTGCCGTCGCAGTGTGTTTCGCGGTACTTTTGATCGGCGGCTGGCCCCTGCCGTATCTGCCGCTGACGATTGGCGAGTTCTGGCTCGTTGGCCATGGTGTGCCCGCCACCATCGACGGGGTCACCCTGGGGGCGGTCCCGCTGCTGCCCGCCGTGGGCGTCGTCGCGCTGGTAGCAACCCGAGTGCGCGCGGCTACCGAGCACCGCGTGAGCGTGCTGGACCTGTGGGCGCTGCTCGGGCTCACGCTCGCCATCCCGCTCGTGTGCTCCGCCATCGCGCTGTTCATGGTCGCGGATGCCTCGAAAGTCTACACCACCAGCGCCCCGCCCGCGTGGCAGGCCCTGAGCTACCCGCTCGCGCTGCACTTCATCGGATTCTGCTTCGGCCTGCGCACCGTGCTGTGGCGCGCGCTGGCGAAAAGAATCAGCGTCCCGCCAATGCTTATCGACGCCGCACTCACCGCCGCACACGCCACCCGCAACCTACTCGCCGCCGGTGGGGCAGTGTTCCTCATCCTGCTGGCGTTTAATTACCAGCGCGTCGGCGAGGCCATCGCGAGCTTCCCCAACCTCGGGGCCGTAGGTGGGATCTGGCTTCTGCTCGTCTGCCTGCTCTACCTGCCGAATGCGGCGATCGCCACACTCGCGGTGCTGCTCGGCGGCGCCTTCGAGTACGCGGGCGTGGCGACCTCCCTGTTCGCCACCGGCAATGTAGCGCTGCCGCCGCTGCCCGTGCTCGCCGCGGTGCCCGCGAGCGTGCCTGCCTGGGCGCCGGTGGCGATGGTGATTCCGGCGGCCGTGATCCTCGCGTCGCTGTGGAAGGTGCGCCCGAGTGCGGCCACCGCCGGCGCAATCGGGGCGTGGGCCGGCGTCTACGGGCTCGTCCTCGGCGCACTCGCCTCCGGTGTGGCGGGCGCGTACGGCATGGTTGGGCCGACCTACTGGATGCTCGGCGGGCTCATGTTCGCGTGGGTGGCCGTGATCGCGCTGTTGGTGTGGTGTGTGGCGTGGGTGCGGGAGCGTGGCGTCGAGAAGCATCCGGCCCCTGAAGCCACAAAGCCTGAGGGCGACTAA
- the purN gene encoding phosphoribosylglycinamide formyltransferase, with protein sequence MSSQPLSVVVLVSGTGSLLKAILDDTASPYRVDLVVADQLCAGIERAKNAGVSTAVVPVEADRAAWDAELAQTVAKTRPDVVVSAGFMRILGPEFLAKFEGHTINTHPSLLPAFPGAHAVDDALDYGVKVTGCTVHYVDAGMDTGEIIAQRAVRVEEGDTKSTLHERIKQAEREQIVDLLRRASISNGKVVFNGNSD encoded by the coding sequence GTGAGTAGCCAACCTTTGTCCGTCGTGGTGCTGGTTTCCGGCACCGGCAGCCTGCTCAAGGCGATTTTGGACGATACAGCAAGTCCCTACCGCGTCGACCTCGTCGTCGCGGATCAACTTTGCGCCGGTATCGAGCGCGCGAAAAACGCCGGGGTCAGCACCGCGGTTGTCCCGGTGGAAGCAGACCGCGCCGCCTGGGACGCGGAGCTTGCCCAGACGGTGGCGAAAACACGGCCGGATGTGGTGGTTTCCGCAGGCTTCATGCGGATTCTTGGGCCGGAGTTCCTCGCCAAGTTTGAGGGACACACCATCAACACTCACCCCTCCCTGCTGCCGGCGTTCCCGGGAGCGCACGCCGTGGATGATGCGCTGGATTACGGCGTAAAGGTCACCGGCTGCACGGTCCACTACGTGGACGCCGGAATGGATACCGGTGAAATCATCGCGCAGCGCGCGGTGCGCGTTGAGGAGGGCGACACGAAATCCACTCTGCACGAAAGAATCAAACAGGCCGAGCGCGAGCAGATTGTGGATCTGCTGCGTCGCGCCTCCATTTCCAACGGGAAGGTAGTCTTCAATGGGAATTCAGATTAA
- the purH gene encoding bifunctional phosphoribosylaminoimidazolecarboxamide formyltransferase/IMP cyclohydrolase: MGIQIKRALISVYDKTGVEDLARALGEAGVEIVSTGSTAKRIADAGVAVTEVAELTGFPEVLEGRVKTLHPRVHSGILADLRKESHAEQLKELGIEPFQLVVVNLYPFEETVASGADFDACVEQIDIGGPSMVRAAAKNHPSVAVVTNPARYAEVIEAVKGDGFELEDRKRLALEAFTHTAQYDAAVSGWLAEQLDADGAAESTEGDELRYGENPHQSARLVNEGWGIANATQFGGKEMSYNNYQDADAAWRAAWDHERACVAIIKHANPCGVAVSDTSIADAHAKAHACDPVSAYGGVVAANREVTVAMAKQVQPIFTEVILAPSYEDGAIEVLKEKKNLRILQVEPKQPGEERRQISGGWLVQERDSYQAEGDAAASWKLVAGEAADEQTLADLEFAWRSVRCVKSNAILIADNGASVGIGMGQVNRVDSAKLAVDRANTLDEGKNRTNGAVAASDAFFPFADGFQLLADSGVKAVVQPGGSIRDEEVIAAAEAAGVTMYLTGTRHFAH, encoded by the coding sequence ATGGGAATTCAGATTAAGCGCGCGCTGATCAGCGTCTACGACAAGACGGGCGTGGAGGACCTCGCCCGCGCGCTGGGTGAGGCCGGCGTGGAAATCGTCTCCACTGGCTCCACCGCAAAGCGCATCGCGGACGCCGGTGTGGCCGTGACCGAGGTCGCCGAGCTGACCGGCTTCCCCGAGGTGCTTGAGGGCCGCGTGAAGACCCTGCACCCGCGCGTGCACTCCGGCATCCTGGCGGACCTGCGCAAGGAAAGCCACGCGGAGCAGCTCAAGGAGCTGGGAATTGAGCCCTTCCAGCTGGTCGTGGTGAACCTGTACCCGTTTGAGGAGACCGTGGCCTCCGGCGCGGATTTCGACGCCTGCGTGGAGCAGATCGACATCGGCGGGCCGTCCATGGTGCGCGCCGCCGCGAAGAACCACCCGTCGGTGGCCGTAGTGACCAACCCCGCGCGCTACGCCGAGGTCATCGAGGCCGTCAAGGGCGACGGCTTCGAGCTGGAAGACCGCAAGCGCCTCGCCCTGGAGGCGTTTACCCACACCGCGCAGTACGACGCGGCGGTGTCCGGTTGGCTGGCTGAGCAGCTCGACGCAGATGGCGCTGCTGAGTCCACTGAAGGCGACGAGCTGCGCTACGGCGAGAACCCGCACCAGTCCGCCCGCCTGGTCAACGAGGGCTGGGGCATTGCGAATGCCACCCAGTTCGGCGGCAAGGAAATGAGCTACAACAACTACCAGGACGCCGACGCCGCTTGGCGCGCGGCCTGGGACCACGAGCGTGCCTGCGTGGCCATTATCAAGCACGCGAATCCGTGCGGCGTAGCTGTTTCCGATACCTCCATTGCTGATGCGCACGCGAAGGCGCACGCCTGCGACCCGGTCTCCGCCTACGGTGGCGTGGTCGCGGCCAACCGTGAGGTGACCGTAGCGATGGCCAAGCAGGTCCAGCCGATCTTCACCGAGGTCATCCTGGCCCCGTCGTATGAGGACGGCGCGATCGAGGTGCTCAAGGAGAAGAAGAACCTGCGCATCCTGCAGGTCGAGCCGAAGCAGCCGGGCGAGGAGCGTCGCCAGATCTCCGGCGGCTGGCTCGTTCAGGAGCGCGACTCCTACCAGGCTGAGGGCGACGCCGCTGCAAGCTGGAAGCTGGTCGCCGGCGAGGCCGCCGACGAGCAGACCCTGGCAGATCTGGAGTTCGCGTGGCGCAGCGTGCGTTGCGTGAAGTCGAATGCGATCCTGATTGCGGACAACGGGGCGTCGGTAGGCATCGGCATGGGCCAGGTCAACCGCGTCGACTCGGCCAAGTTGGCCGTCGACCGCGCGAACACCCTGGACGAGGGCAAGAACCGCACCAACGGTGCCGTGGCCGCTTCCGATGCGTTCTTCCCGTTCGCCGACGGCTTCCAGCTGCTCGCGGATTCCGGCGTGAAGGCCGTGGTGCAGCCGGGCGGCTCCATCCGTGATGAGGAGGTCATCGCCGCCGCGGAGGCAGCTGGCGTGACCATGTACCTCACCGGCACCCGCCACTTCGCGCACTAA
- a CDS encoding TetR/AcrR family transcriptional regulator, giving the protein MTRTVGRPRKNRPRRRGKTAREEILDASSELFTRRGFSTTSTHQIAEAVGIRQASLYYHFPSKNDIFLTLLKGTIQPALDLASDLAESDASPALKLWALCAAETRILLSSNWNIGRLYQLPTLDSEEFKEYHEDRAKLEGIYRDLAAQIVGDDDPRIDLPFHMTLAAIEMRDNTGTAPYPLVDDALPAPSVMIADAVLDVLHAELPSCRGERTLELVAKVSGEQA; this is encoded by the coding sequence ATGACGCGAACCGTAGGGCGCCCCCGCAAGAACCGGCCCCGCCGCCGCGGGAAGACCGCCCGCGAGGAGATTCTCGACGCTTCCTCGGAGCTGTTCACCCGCCGCGGGTTCTCCACCACCTCCACCCACCAGATCGCGGAGGCCGTGGGCATCCGCCAGGCGTCGCTCTACTACCACTTCCCCTCGAAGAACGACATCTTCCTCACGCTGCTCAAGGGCACGATTCAGCCCGCGCTGGACTTGGCCTCGGACCTCGCGGAGTCAGATGCTTCGCCCGCGCTGAAGCTGTGGGCGCTGTGCGCGGCGGAGACACGCATCCTTCTGTCCTCGAATTGGAACATTGGTCGCCTCTACCAGCTGCCCACCCTGGACTCGGAGGAATTCAAGGAGTACCACGAGGACCGCGCGAAGCTGGAGGGCATCTACCGCGATTTAGCCGCGCAGATCGTCGGCGATGACGACCCGCGCATTGACTTGCCCTTCCACATGACGCTCGCCGCGATCGAGATGCGCGATAACACGGGCACCGCGCCCTACCCGCTTGTCGACGATGCGTTACCCGCCCCCTCCGTCATGATCGCCGATGCCGTGCTCGATGTCCTGCACGCGGAGCTGCCCTCCTGCCGCGGTGAGCGCACTCTCGAGCTGGTGGCCAAAGTCTCCGGGGAGCAGGCCTAG
- the rpsR gene encoding 30S ribosomal protein S18, protein MKRNNHRKARMEQSRRPKKNPLKAKGIESVDYKDVETLRLFISDRHKIRSRRVTGLTPQQQRQVATAVKNAREMALLPFTTR, encoded by the coding sequence ATGAAGCGCAATAATCACCGCAAGGCGCGCATGGAGCAGTCCCGCCGCCCGAAGAAGAACCCGCTCAAGGCCAAGGGCATTGAGTCGGTCGATTACAAGGATGTAGAGACCCTGCGTCTGTTCATCTCGGATCGTCACAAGATCCGTTCCCGCCGCGTCACCGGCTTGACCCCGCAGCAGCAGCGTCAGGTTGCTACCGCAGTCAAGAACGCGCGCGAGATGGCTCTCCTGCCGTTCACCACTCGCTAA
- the rpsN gene encoding 30S ribosomal protein S14, whose translation MAKKSKIAKNEKRKEIVARYAERRNELKAIIRNPETSDEDRLEAQFELNRQPRDASPARVRNRDSHDGRPRGYLRKFGLSRVRMREMAHRGELPGVRKSSW comes from the coding sequence ATGGCGAAGAAGTCCAAGATCGCTAAGAACGAGAAGCGCAAGGAAATCGTTGCTCGCTACGCTGAGCGTCGCAACGAGCTCAAGGCAATCATCCGCAACCCCGAGACCTCGGACGAGGATCGCCTGGAAGCACAGTTCGAGCTGAACCGTCAGCCGCGTGACGCTTCGCCCGCGCGCGTGCGCAACCGCGATTCCCACGACGGCCGTCCGCGCGGTTACCTCCGCAAGTTCGGTCTGTCCCGTGTCCGTATGCGCGAGATGGCTCACCGTGGTGAGCTGCCTGGCGTTCGTAAGTCTTCGTGGTAA
- the rpmG gene encoding 50S ribosomal protein L33: protein MARNDIRPIIKLKSTAGTGFTYVTRKNKRNNPDRITLKKYDPVVRKHVEFREER, encoded by the coding sequence ATGGCACGTAACGATATTCGCCCGATCATCAAGCTGAAGAGCACCGCGGGCACCGGTTTTACCTACGTCACCCGCAAGAACAAGCGCAACAACCCGGATCGCATCACGCTGAAGAAGTACGACCCGGTTGTGCGTAAGCACGTTGAATTCCGCGAGGAGCGATAA
- the rpmB gene encoding 50S ribosomal protein L28 yields MSAHCQVTGRKPQFGKTVSHSHRRHSRRWNPNVQKRRFYLPSEGRTITLTVSTKGLKIIDRDGIESVVAKIRARGEKI; encoded by the coding sequence ATGTCGGCACATTGCCAGGTCACGGGACGGAAGCCGCAGTTCGGCAAGACCGTCTCGCACTCGCACCGCCGCCACTCGCGCCGTTGGAACCCCAACGTGCAGAAGCGCCGGTTCTACCTGCCCTCCGAGGGCCGTACCATTACTCTGACCGTTTCTACCAAGGGTCTGAAGATCATCGACCGTGACGGCATCGAGTCCGTCGTGGCAAAGATCCGCGCACGAGGTGAGAAGATCTAA
- a CDS encoding SLC13 family permease, with the protein MRLTSIFWPAAAVVLFVALALTDTAAATSVAGRLLPVLVFAAAMSAMVNLAAQAGVFEALAAWIERTHFVWPAFLVLCVFVTIFLSLDTTAIMLTPLAVAVARRNGLSVVALSLSVVWIANLGSMLLPVSNLTNLLALKHYSGTYDFVAASWRSALVGIAVAVAASYVARFIFGAEKQQHSPSAPPSPGAALWILGLTVVALLTPIPFWATSVVGAVAMALAVGVENRGELVPWQSLALVVAISSAVALLPPLHINAPAALSGTVAANLVNNLPAYLLLEGDEPMQLLVGVNFGPLITPWASLATLLWHSQLERAGIQIPWRVFIAFGCVLVPLAVWLGSAVA; encoded by the coding sequence GTGCGCCTTACCTCTATATTTTGGCCCGCGGCGGCCGTCGTACTGTTTGTCGCCCTGGCACTGACGGATACCGCTGCCGCCACGTCAGTGGCCGGGCGGCTGCTGCCCGTTTTGGTTTTTGCCGCTGCGATGTCTGCCATGGTCAACCTCGCCGCACAGGCGGGAGTGTTCGAGGCGCTCGCCGCGTGGATCGAGCGCACGCACTTCGTGTGGCCCGCCTTTCTCGTGCTGTGTGTCTTCGTCACCATCTTCCTCTCCCTAGACACCACAGCGATCATGCTCACGCCCCTGGCCGTAGCGGTGGCGCGACGTAACGGGCTGAGCGTCGTGGCCTTATCACTGTCGGTGGTGTGGATCGCCAATCTTGGCTCAATGCTGCTCCCGGTCTCCAACCTGACCAATCTTTTGGCGCTGAAGCACTACTCGGGCACATACGACTTTGTCGCTGCATCCTGGAGGTCAGCACTCGTCGGCATCGCAGTCGCGGTCGCGGCTTCCTACGTTGCGCGCTTCATCTTTGGTGCGGAAAAGCAGCAGCACTCCCCGAGCGCCCCGCCCAGCCCAGGAGCTGCACTGTGGATTCTCGGGCTGACTGTCGTCGCACTACTCACGCCAATCCCCTTTTGGGCGACCAGCGTGGTCGGGGCTGTGGCGATGGCGTTGGCGGTGGGCGTCGAGAACCGGGGCGAGCTTGTGCCGTGGCAGTCGCTGGCGCTCGTCGTCGCTATTTCTTCTGCCGTAGCGCTGCTGCCTCCGCTGCACATCAACGCCCCCGCTGCACTTTCGGGCACGGTTGCCGCCAACCTGGTGAACAACCTCCCTGCGTACTTGCTTTTGGAAGGCGACGAGCCGATGCAGCTGCTCGTCGGCGTGAACTTCGGGCCGCTGATTACGCCCTGGGCTTCCCTGGCTACACTCCTGTGGCACAGCCAACTGGAGCGCGCGGGGATACAGATCCCGTGGCGGGTGTTTATCGCCTTCGGGTGCGTGCTGGTGCCGCTGGCCGTGTGGCTGGGAAGCGCGGTCGCCTGA